Genomic segment of Myxococcus stipitatus:
AGCGGTCCCATGTGGTGACCGGGGCGCAGACGTCCGGCTGCGTCCAGGCACCCACGTTCACCCAACGGTCGGTGTACTCGAGAATGGTGGCGCGGTTCGCCGCGGGCCACGCCTGGGCGAGCGCGGGCATCAGACGCATGAACAGCCCCGTGTACTGCGTGGGCTTGGCCGTGTTGTCCTGGTACGCACCTCCCAGCTCGCCTCCGCCGTCGATGAGGCCATAGGGGTCACGGATGGTCTTGGTCGAACCCGGGGGCTGGGCCAGGTCCGCCCAATACTCTTCCTCGGAGCCCGCCTCCTGGCCCCACAGGGCCACGCCGTTGACGCCGCGGTAATAGCTGCCCGTCTCGAAGAACTCCTGTCCCTGGGCCTGGGCCAGGTCCGCGAGCATCTCCGGAGCCTGGAGCATGGCCGCCGCGAAGGCGTAGTTCAGGAGCTTGCCGCCACCGTTGCCACCACCGCCGCGCCAGAAGCTGCTGCCCATCTTGTGGTTGGCCCAGACGTCGATGCCGTGCTGCACCAGCGCGACGAGCACCTTCTGCTTGGCGGCCAGGTCCTGTGCCGCGGAGCAGGGGGCGGTATCACAGACGTCACCCATGTTGAGCCAGGCGTACAGATGCGTGTCGTACATCCACATGTCCGTGGCCCAAGGACGGCCATAGGGGATGTTGTCCTCCGGAGGCGTGAGGTCGCACACCACGGAGTCGTTCGTGTAATCCAGGCGCAGGCCCCGGACCCAGGACTCCGCCTCCGTGCGGTTGACCACCTCTGTGAACTGCGAGCGCGGAATTCGCGAGAGGAACTGGGTCTGCAATTGGTCCGTGGTGAAAGTCGGCTTGTAGGTGCCCACATACGGTGGACGGAACGTCTTCGCCGGATTCGCTGGCGCGGCAGCCACCACCGTGAGCGCGGCGGCAAAACGGCCACAGGACTTCTCGCCCACCGCGTCACAATCACCCGAGGGATTGTCGGACACGTACTTGACGACGGAGCTGCCGGCGGACGCCGCATAGGGGAACGTGAGCGTCTTGTACCCTGTGCTGCTCAAGCGCTTGTCCCAGGGGACCGCGTTGAGGCCCGAGGGATTGACCGCCACGCCGTGACGCCCGGTGACCTTGGGCGTGATGTCGGTGAGGGTGACCTTCCCGCCCACGGTGGCAGGACTGACGAAATACTCCCCCGTGACGTATTGGCCACAGGCATAGGCTTGGTTGAACCGGAAGGTGATGCTGTTGGCGGCTCCGGAGGGGGCTGTGACACGCAGGCAGGGGCCTGTGGTGTCCGAGGTGATGGTCCCCGGGTTGCCCGAGCAACCACAGGCGGCCTGGGCGTCTCCTGGCAGCACGACGAGCAATCCAGCCAGGGAAATGGCCGACAAACAGAATCTTTCCATCCACTGCATGGAACGTGACGACATGCTCTCCCTTTCGATGTGAGTCGAGGTGCCTGCCTCCGGCACGGGTGACGGCCTGAAAGGCAGGTGTTGGCTACAAGCGGGGATATGCAGGAAGTCTTGTTATCCGAAACGAGGCAAAAGACGAGAGGAAATTTGATGCGAGGAAAGGCTTGCCCTTGTCATGAACAAACGGTCGGAAGCCTGGCGAGAAAACTGATGGGTGCGGGCCTCAATGTGAGGAGTTGAGCCCCCACGGATATACAGTGCCGGCGTTACAGTGGACGGGGAGTGCATTTCTTCGTCTGTCTCTCGGGGGCGCCACGCTCATGAAATCTTTGATGCGGATTGAACTGTTTCGAGACCGAATGTTTCGCCCTGTTGGGATGGATTCTCGATGCTCTGCACGAGGCGGGGGTTCTGATTCAAAATTCGTAACACTGCTTTTACTGTAACCGTCAGGAAGCTTTTCCGTCCGAGGGCTGCGACGCGCAGGGGCCCTCAGTGGTCATCCGAAACCGACCAATGGGGAGGGCCGAGACGGTGACGCCCGGGTGGGACGTCGAGTTCCAACGGACCCGTGGAGAACTGGGGAAAGCTGCTGGGTGACAACGCCACCGTGGCCGCCATGTTCGACCGACTGCTGCACCATGCCCACGTCGTCCCCTTCGGCCCTCGCAGCTGGCCGCTGCTTCCCTGCTCGCCTTCTCCTCACCTGCTTGGGGGAAACCTCAACGATTCCAGGCC
This window contains:
- a CDS encoding ATP-binding protein, which gives rise to MENWGKLLGDNATVAAMFDRLLHHAHVVPFGPRSWPLLPCSPSPHLLGGNLNDSRPFASISQ